One Clupea harengus chromosome 12, Ch_v2.0.2, whole genome shotgun sequence DNA segment encodes these proteins:
- the LOC116222866 gene encoding trichohyalin-like yields MMDNGSREVLWKEGLDTGLLQERIGIQKEQTLDWIEIKNMLLDSWKKQGKHGFLYEENIMPTMDKPKVEKEPQRKDLQAKFYGDKEDNRRWMETFQLLQAMEMKKWMTRELDSTKQELRREMEERDRARLTEEKKYVLATQEITQEHIFGIAIIFAIAASKTINEDLTQRVKTLETENLHLKQEMENWRARELQERDLEKPTRMVEMEKMIKMMEYYRERYEKEMARMVNVQMKEERRQEQVNLDVKDKKNVLEDKQKIEDDRKSTEDVEQERAQKKTNRENEKPVREDHNWVEEESNVKDMGHADEKTEGESKVLETGKEGDQTVEKEFLKDQVQIKPSSKEVVDWTDVKEAEIKEEIHNDVCEDHQDITMTKSVLRDSKNEDSVTLKDCKTNSANFPLKVSSLDEATVATNTGVETKELIQNDVAEYQQDITVTESIFSDPKIEDEDISLKDTKTNSACFQEITVGQQTLEERNVKDKGQNRLEEERKKMEDQEKKWVEEEIRKGEMIIMEKQKKREEENRRVEDERKEEAVRLEMNRERMEEEKKMMDANNDDNLLRSQEEERMRALKLEKRNRVTDEQLTDTWTEAVNLEVKYSDDEDWIDSERDNEIKIQTDEKQQDLESELEESIDKELSHGEHSDIENKLAEKEVERSPTSMAEQSGKSSVQDEEHLRSPGVTAHANPQYTQYMKSPLPDLSSPTENMASQTLPPRQDKLTDSVDGDTFCEKQEYSDYDGGTESEKLNNEGKIQKAQEIQTEDIDHKSEDSIVEELSQDDQSDIDIEAVHLVEVESNIISFTEMRKPAACAAVQEDQSGQQSAKPKDMAKEQKDGDMKAEILRVEEQVKRVQENSQKHKTKQKQETMRLNEEEEIKMMDAEHDKANMSRRLEEKSMSALEEEERRKVKEEVETEMVKGHPSPAEKLESDDKVLRVPEECEKEGKKGRNKGKEILTEDKEPMMKPEKTAHANSENILLKSPLQGDHLSSIVEKVTSKPLPPLQDMDKHQLHDGSNGAMGTMKKQKKKAKDTRKRNTEAKKRKDNEVKRLEMDRDTTEKEKEKMVEEKKKAELIWRLEEERLKALAEVTETDMAKEQKDGDMKAEILRVEEQGKRVQENSQKHKTKQEQETMKLNMGRERMEEEIKMMDAEHDKANMSRRLEEKSMSALEEEERRRVKKEVETEMVKGHPSPAEKLESDDKVLREPAECEKEGKKGRNKGKEILTEDKEPMMKPEKTAHANSENILLKSPLQGDHLSPIVEKVTSKPLPPLQDMCKHQLDDGSNAAMDEECMRKQKKKAKDTRKRNIQAEKRKYELKRLEMDRDTTKKEKKKMVEEKKKAELIRRLEEERLKALAEVKEMLKAKKAIRM; encoded by the exons ATGATGGATAACGGTAGCAGAGAGGTGTTATGGAAGGAAGGGCTGGACACAGGACTGTTACAGGAGCGAATTGGAATACAGAAGGAACAGACGTTGGATtggattgaaataaaaaatatgttgttGGACAGTTGGAAAAAACAGGGAAAACATGGGTTTCTATATGAAGAGAACATCATGCCAACCATGGATAAGCCTAAAGTAGAGAAAGAGCCTCAAAGAAAAGACCTTCAAGCGAAGTTTTATGGGGACAAGGAGGATAACAGGAGATGGATGGAAACCTTTCAACTTTTGCAGGCTATGGAAATGAAAAAATGGATGACAAGAGAATTGGACAGCACAAAGCAAGAactgagaagagagatggaggagagggacagagctagactgacagaggagaaaaaataTGTTCTTGCCACACAGGAGATCACACAAGAACATATTTTTGGAATTGCAATTATTTTTGCGATTGCAGCATCTAAGACCATAAATGAAGACTTGACTCAGAGGGTGAAaacactggagacagagaaCCTACATCTGAAACAAGAAATGGAGAATTGGAGGGCAAGGGAACTCCAAGAGAGAGACTTAGAGAAACCAACCCGAATGGTGGAGATGGAAAAGATGATTAAAATGATGGAatattacagagagagatatgaaaaAGAAATGGCCCGAATGGTCAATGTTCaaatgaaagaggaaagaagacaAGAGCAGGTCAACTTGGATgtcaaagataaaaaaaatgtgttggagGACAAGCAAAAAATTGAAGATGACagaaaaagcacagaagatgtggaacaagagagagctcaaaagaaaacaaacagagagaatgagaaaccaGTGAGGGAAGACCACAACTGGGTGGAGGAGGAAAGTAATGTTAAAGACATGGGACATGCAGATGAAAAGACAGAAGGTGAAAGTAAGGTATTGGAGACGGGGAAAGAAGGTGATCAGACTGTGGAAAAGGAGTTTCTGAAAGACCAAGTACAGATAAAGCCCTCTTCTAAGGAAGTTGTAGACTGGACAGACGTCAAGGAAGCGGAGATTAAAGAGGAGATCCACAATGATGTCTGTGAGGACCATCAGGACATTACAATGACCAAATCTGTTTTGAGGGACTCCAAAAATGAAGACAGTGTCACCCTGAAGGACTGTAAGACCAACTCGGCAAACTTTCCTCTCAAAGTTTCCTCTCTTGATGAAGCCACAGTAGCAACAAACACTGGGGTTGAGACTAAAGAGCTGATCCAAAATGATGTGGCTGAGTACCAACAGGACATTACTGTGACTGAATCTATTTTTAGTGACCCAAAAATTGAGGATGAAGATATTTCGCTTAAGGACACTAAGACCAACTCTGCATGTTTCCAGGAGATTACAGTTGGCCAACAAACACTGGAAGAGAGAAATGTGAAGGACAAAGGGCAAAATAGactagaagaagagagaaagaagatggaGGACCAAGAAAAGAAATGGGTGGaagaggaaataagaaagggagagatgatcATAATGGAGAagcaaaagaagagagaggaagagaacagaaggGTGGAGgacgaaagaaaggaagaggcagtgaggttggagatgaacagagagagaatggaggaagagaaaaagatgatGGATGCAAACAATGACGATAATCTGTTAAGgagtcaggaggaggagagaatgagagctcTGAAATTAGAAAAGAGGAACAGAGTGACAGACGAACAGCTAACAGACACCTGGACAGAAGCAGTGAATTTAGAAGTGAAATACTCAGATGATGAGGACTGGATAGACTCTGAACGTGATAATGAAATCAAGATCCAGACAGATGAGAAGCAGCAGGACCTTGAGAGTGAGTTGGAGGAGAGCATTGATAAAGAACTGAGCCATGGAGAGCACAGTGACATAGAGAATAAActggcagagaaagaggttgaGAGAAGCCCAACTTCTATGGCAGAGCAGTCTGGAAAATCATCAGTCCAAGATGAAG AACACTTGCGGAGCCCTGGAGTGACAGCACATGCAAACCCACAGTATACTCAATATATGAAGTCACCATTGCCAG ATCTCTCATCTCCTACAGAAAATATGGCATCACAAACCCTACCTCCACGACAGGATAAACTCACAGATTCAGTGGATGGAGATACCTTCTGTGAAAAGCAGGAATATTCAGATTATGACGGTGGGACGGAGTCTGAGAAGTTGAACAATGAAGGTAAGATCCAGAAAGCTCAAGAGATCCAGACGGAGGACATTGACCACAAGTCTGAGGACAGCATAGTTGAAGAACTGAGCCAAGATGATCAGagtgacattgacattgagGCGGTACATTTAGTGGAGGTTGAAAGCAACATCATCAGCTTCACTGAAATGAGGAAACCAGCGGCATGTGCAGCAGTCCAGGAGGACCAGTCTGGGCAACAGTCAGCAAAGCCAAAAG acatggcaAAGGAACAGAAGGATGGTGATATGAAGGCAGAAATATTGAGGGTGGAAGAACAAGTGAAGAGAGTTCAAGAAAACAGCCAGAAgcataagacaaaacagaagcaaGAGACAATGAGGTtaaatgaagaagaagagataaaGATGATGGATGCAGAACATGATAAAGCCAATATGTCAAGGAGACTGGAAGAGAAGAGTATGAGTGCtctggaagaagaggagaggaggaaagtaaAGGAGGAAGTTGAGACAGAGATGGTGAAAGGACATCCATCCCCTGCAGAGAAGTTAGAGTCTGATGATAAAGTCTTGAGAGTCCCAGAAGAAtgtgaaaaagaaggaaagaaaggcaggAATAAAGGCAAGGAGATCCTGACGGAGGACAAAG AACCTATGATGAAGCCCGAAAAGACAGCACATGCAAATTCAGAGAATATTCTACTGAAGTCACCTTTACAAGGAG ATCACCTCTCTTCCATTGTGGAAAAGGTGACATCAAAACCTTTGCCACCATTACAAG ACATGGACAAGCATCAGCTACATGATGGTTCTAATGGAGCAATGGGGACCATGaagaagcaaaagaaaaaggcaaaagacacaagaaaaagaaacacagaggctaaaaaaaggaaagacaaCGAGGTAAAAAGATTGGAAATGGACAGAGACAcaacggagaaagagaaagagaagatggttgaagaaaaaaagaaagccgaGCTGATTTGGAGACTGGAGGAGGAAAGACTAAAGGCTTTGGCAGaagtgacagaaacagacatggcAAAGGAACAGAAGGACGGTGATATGAAGGCAGAAATATTGAGGGTGGAAGAACAAGGGAAGAGAGTTCAAGAAAACAGCCAGAAGCATAAGACAAAACAGGAGCAAGAGACAATGAAGTTAAATATGGGcagagaaagaatggaagaagaGATAAAGATGATGGATGCAGAACATGATAAAGCCAATATGTCAAGGAGACTGGAAGAGAAGAGTATGAGTGCtctggaagaagaggagaggaggagagtaaagAAGGAAGTTGAGACAGAAATGGTAAAAGGACATCCCTCCCCTGCAGAAAAGTTAGAGTCTGATGATAAAGTCTTGAGAGAGCCTGCAGAAtgtgaaaaagaaggaaagaaaggcaggAATAAAGGCAAGGAGATCCTGACGGAGGACAAAG AACCTATGATGAAGCCCGAAAAGACAGCACATGCAAATTCAGAGAATATTCTACTGAAGTCACCTTTACAAGGAG ATCACCTCTCTCCCATTGTGGAAAAGGTGACGTCAAAACCTTTGCCACCATTACAAG ACATGTGCAAGCATCAGCTAGATGATGGTTCTAATGCAGCAATGGATGAGGAATGCATGAggaagcaaaagaaaaaggcaaaagacacaagaaaaagaaacatacaggctgaaaaaagaaaatacgaGTTAAAAAGATTGGAAATGGACAGGGACACAacgaagaaagagaaaaagaagatggttgaagaaaaaaagaaagctgaGCTGATTAGGagattagaggaggagagactgaaggCTTTGGCAGAAGTGAAAGAAATGTTGAAAGCAAAAAAAGCTATTCGAATGTAA